A window from Temnothorax longispinosus isolate EJ_2023e chromosome 1, Tlon_JGU_v1, whole genome shotgun sequence encodes these proteins:
- the Nf1 gene encoding neurofibromin isoform X3: MGTQKPGEWATLVLARFEAQLPCRSGPESPHSRVNEKRCKKCLIEISRYRFSFVISGLTKMLQRVNELTPSTSSQRPFQPKDQDRQESIIIVLDTLEKCLANTPKDTTKFEEAMNVKLLLREICQFIGMPYDSPQTKMIRTLASKVLFALSLTFFNAVFNRISARLQELSNSGDENPDCSDIELMQYINVDVYRLTRLLNETIQKIRQLVGKKSAYLVLMNPLEKAIWNWMDTYPQEFADVQKQPNEDLSKACEELFDILDTFVVEKKSRAASVWPLQMMLLVLSPKVLEIVNTDTRPPASPRYSRKKQFIDSVKRSLRMHGSSSSRQLSEAAAITCVNLIKAATYVNNAESSNVVLTLAKQLMDDLMSLLFNPSKPFSRGQTYSAQDVDLMIDFFVSSFRINPHNNEVFKFCLNVTYPSTYQFVLVSSLYKIFTQPRLPWWPERSLVYSYGTKLRNMFTDTLNKVTQNCMWNTPLRMIHNFALKPKEEMANSKNLLLVMVRLIHVDPMLMLHSYGTAGHEIQRSTLELINGLVSLVHQPTMPDIAHEAMEALLVLHHPDKVKAWNPEAPLDTFWDASSQVVFSISQKLIQHQIFNYTTILKWLREILSCRNAFLSQYKDYGNVDSHIAISKQAHIKLEVVCLMYLWSIDMEAVLVSMSCFALLCEEAEILCGSDEVAVTCLLPNYHVYLDMAQASTVLISAHGESRLCYQEYNHGRAMLQKRILFLLRKIEHCVNGIQPAWEETFRNWEATSRQLASYPKSKTEDVQVEPFCRGNVKRRAAHQNSEHEVEEQINEWANMTGFLCALGGVCLQRRSPSRPPYDVFPFNPEHKRGLTKQQDSVLGLTNSNQEAQYCPVTQFVFNLLRLLICNNEKLGNQIQKHVKELVAHEMSPAVYPILFDQIKNFVEKSFDPRGHVVVSDLNTQFIEHTIFIMKNILDSKTDQPSEYLGVTSIEGMMLAIVRYVRHLDMTLHSICIKTKLCQLVEAMMKRRDDLAFRQELKFRNKLVEYLTEWVMCTHPFSSTTANDITAYTRDLDQACMEAVGALLRGLPLQPEDSDRVELMEAKSELFSKYFMLFMNLINYCNDPSSSSSEDKDLESQQSPTLTTNKLATLRNTTIQATSNLLSANIDSGLRHSIHLGYNADLQTRVAFMEVLTKILQQGTEFDTLAETVLADRYEQLVQLVTMISDKGELPIAMALANVVTTNQMDELARVFVTLFDAKHLLSPLLWNMLYREVELTDCIQTLFRGNTLGSKIMSFCFKIYGTSYLQGLLEPLIKPLLDEPTISFEVDSARIDPNESIEQNGDNLITLTQKVFNAIVSSSDTFPPQLRSMCHCLYQVLCKRFPQSPQSNIVAVGTVIFLRFINPAIVSPQEMGIVNKPVPYEVKRGLMLMSKILQNIANHVEFSKEQHMLPFNDFLRTNFEIGRRFIIQIASDCETVDQTSHPMSFVSDANVLALHRLLWNHQEKIGDYLSSSRDHKAVGRRPFDKMATLLAYLGPPEHKPVDSHSLFSTTYMPMSRWASKDMSSTNFEEIMMKHNMHEREEFKSIQSMNIFYQAGTSKQGYPVFYYIARRFKLGETNGDLLIYHVILTLKPFHHSPYDVVVDFTHTCIDNRFRVEFLQKWFCVLPVATYENLHAVYIYNCNTWVREFTKYYDSIVAPLKGCRKLVFIDGQGKLSDVIDVEQLKLPGATLSLDEDLKVFTGALKLAHKELRVSVKIGPTTFQVMHTDRAKVLSHWVLLNDIYYASEIEDVCLLDDNSFVLTISIESVPLTIAHNDCDSIVQNIIHIRNRWVLSQPDSVSVHSKIRPKDVPGTLLNMALLNLGSPDPNLRTAAYNHLCALTATFGLKIEGQLLETSGICIPSNNTIFIKHLSETLAANDPHLTLEFLKECLQGFRASTIELKHLCLEYMTPWLSNLVRFYKPRDEGGKRQKQVTDILDDLITLTVQETEMYPSIQAKIWSTIGMLPELIDVVLDIFLQRSARYGLGSPETARSAEIMADTAVALASGNVQLVAKKLINKVCRIVDKTCMSPTSQLEQHVRWSDIAILARYLLMLSFNNCLDVGKHLPYIFHTVTLLVCSGSLTMRASTHGLVINSIHSLCTCSSPSFSEDTHRILRMSLDEFSLPKFYLLFGISKVKSAAGTAFYEHPKSSCKHANGCEKWLSSERSAHGTQDKERLYLTSLEVITDALLEIMEACMRDIPKCDWLKTWTLLAKNFAFCLNPALQPRALIVFGCISKSITDQDMRQLLKILMKALESFNDINLIEAIVMCLTRLQPLLRPESPIHRYLFWIATSVLELDEASLYASGLALLEQNLHTLDSQGTFDEKTLEYVMMTTREPLEYQFKQLDHAVGLSFKSNFHFALVGHLLKGYRHRTPTTVTRTVRVLTMLLAIVAKPSKRDKFEVTPESIPYLTALVAVSEEVRSRCHIRHSLDKSLHDSSGSSDVLDTLPSRTTDMPGASNPTSRRQKTWDLLDQSALTQAKQQKQSAQRDRSTRVSLSNENNVLLDPEVLTDFSTQTLVLTMLATLVKYSTNENETRILYEYLAEATVVFPKVFPVVHNLLDAKINSVLSSCHDQAILNAVQTIIQNMIACEDTNQQHHLQHYLQSCGFRGLWRFAGPYPDSDSTQMVSNCTPESAELFVNCLRAMVEMCLMMQESNSKETVIGKSKRAGSCQSDFASKTRPPAGIVQEQSRVSTEIDASSVHVNHGTDSKRSNSVDGNQTENMGGGDGGGGSQP; encoded by the exons ATGGGGACGCAAAAGCCCGGGGAATGGGCGACGTTGGTGCTCGCGCGTTTCGAGGCTCAG CTGCCGTGTCGTTCCGGTCCCGAAAGTCCTCATTCTCGAGTGAACGAGAAGAGGTGCAAGAAATGCCTGATAGAGATATCCCGATACCGCTTCTCCTTCGTTATATCTGGTCTTACGAAGATGCTGCAACGGGTCAACGAGCTGACACCGAGCACGAGCAGTCAGCGGCCGTTCCAACCCAAGGATCAAGATCGACAGGAGTCAATCATCATCGTTCTGGACACGCTGGAGAAGTGCCTGGCGAACACACCGAAGGACACAACGAAATTCGAGGAGGCGATGAATGTGAAGCTGCTGCTGCGGGAGATATGTCAGTTCATAG GCATGCCCTACGACAGCCCACAGACGAAAATGATAAGGACGTTAGCGAGCAAAGTGCTGTTCGCTCTAAGCCTAACGTTCTTCAACGCGGTCTTCAACCGGATATCGGCCAGGCTTCAGGAACTGTCCAACAGCGGGGACGAGAATCCAGACTGCAGCGACATCGAGCTGATGCAGTATATCAATGTCGATGTCTACAGATTGACCAGGCTTCTGAACG AAACTATACAGAAAATCCGGCAACTAGTCGGCAAGAAGTCGGCGTATCTCGTGCTTATGAATCCCCTGGAGAAGGCGATCTGGAACTGGATGGACACGTATCCGCAGGAGTTCGCCGACGTGCAGAAGCAGCCTAATGAGGATCTTAGTAAGGCCTGCGAAGAATTGTTCGACATTCTCGACACGTTTGTCGTTGAGAAGAAGAGCCGCGCGGCCTCTGTTTGGCCGTTGCAGATGATGCTGCTGGTACTCTCGCCCAAGGTCCTGGAGATCGTCAACACCGACACTAGGCCACCCGCGTCGCCACGATATTCGAGAAAGAAGCAGTTCATCGATAGCGTAAAGCGTAGTCTGCGAATGCACGGCAGCTCCTCTAGTCGCCAACTGTCCGAGGCCGCGGCGATCACGTGCGTCAATCTCATTAAGGCGGCCACGTATGTCAACAACGCCGAATCTAGCAACGTTGTCCTAACTCTAGCAAAGCAGCTGATGGATGATCTGATGAGCCTTCTTTTCAATCCCTCGAAGCCATTTTCACGCGGGCAGACGTACAGCGCGCAGGACGTCGATCTGATGATCGACTTCTTCGTTAGCTCCTTCCGTATCAATCCGCATAACAACGAAGTTTTTAAGTTTTGCCTGAATGTCACGTACCCGTCAACGTACCAGTTCGTCTTGGTCAGCTCATTATACAA AATCTTCACGCAACCGAGATTACCGTGGTGGCCGGAGCGTAGTCTTGTATATTCGTACGGCACAAAACTCAGGAATATGTTTACCGATACTCTGAACAAAGTGACACAGAACTGCATGTGGAATACGCCGCTGCGCATGATTCACAACTTTGCCCTCAAGCCTAAAGAGGAGATGGCTAATTCTAAGAACCTATTGTTGGTGATGGTGCGACTCATTCACGTGGACCCTATGTTAATGTTGCac AGTTACGGCACAGCTGGCCATGAAATACAAAGGTCCACTTTAGAGTTGATTAATGGACTTGTCTCATTAGTCCATCAGCCCACGATGCCGGACATCGCCCACGAAGCGATGGAGGCTTTGTTAGTGCTACACCACCCAGACAAGGTCAAAGCGTGGAATCCAGAAGCGCCGCTCGACACTTTCTGGGATGCCAGTTCGCAAGTCGTTTTCTCGATCTCCCAGAAATTGATTCAACATCAAATTTTCAACTACACGACTATACTTAAATGGCTTCGTGAGATACTGAGTTGTAGGAATGCTTTTCTTTCTCAGTACAAAGATTATGGAAATGTGGACAGCCATATTGCAATCAGTAAACAAGCGCATATTAAACTTGAG GTCGTGTGCTTGATGTATTTATGGAGTATAGACATGGAGGCTGTTTTAGTATCCATGTCTTGTTTTGCACTATTATGCGAAGAAGCGGAAATTCTCTGTGGCAGCGACGAGGTAGCGGTGACCTGTTTGCTTCCGAATTATCACGTGTATTTAGACATGGCGCAAGCTTCGACCGTGTTGATCTCtg CCCACGGGGAGAGTAGACTATGTTATCAGGAATATAATCACG GGCGTGCTATGttacaaaaaagaatattattcttGTTGAGAAAGATTGAACATTGTGTGAATGGTATACAACCA GCTTGGGAGGAAACATTTAGAAATTGGGAAGCGACTTCGCGGCAATTGGCTAGTTATCCTAAAAGCAAGACTGAGGATGTGCAGGTAGAGCCGTTTTGTCGCGGGAACGTAAAACGGAGAGCAGCACACCAGAATTCGGAGCACGAAGTGGAAGAGCAAATTAACGAGTGGGCCAACATGACAGGGTTTCTTTGCGCTTTGGGCGGAGTATGCTTGCAACGTCGTTCACCTAGTAGACCACCGTATGACGTATTCCCTTTTAATCCCGAGCATAAAAGGGGTTTGACGAAACAGCAGGATTCCGTCTTGGGCTTAACAAATTCGAATCAAGAAGCGCAATATTGCCCAGTGACACAATTCGTATTCAACTTATTacgattattaatttgcaacaaCGAGAAACTTGGCAATCAAATACAGAAGCACGTGAAGGAGTTAGTCGCACATGAGATGAGTCCTGCCGTATATCCAATATTGTTCGatcagataaaaaatttcgtcGAGAAATCCTTCGACCCACGTGGACACGTAGTGGTGTCGGATTTAAACACGCAGTTCATTGAACACAccatatttataatgaaaaatattctggACTCAAAGACGGATCAACCATCGGAATACCTCGGAGTGACCAGTATTGAAGGCATGATGTTGGCAATCGTTAGGTATGTCAGGCATTTAGACATGACGCTGCATTCGATTTGCATCAAAACCAAATTATGCCAGCTGGTTGAAGCTATGATGAAGAGACGAGACGATCTGGCATTTAGACAGGAGTTGAAATTTCGCAACAAACTAGTTGAATATTTGACCGAGTGGGTAATGTGCACGCATCCTTTTTCTTCAACAACTGCCAACGATATTACAGCTTACACaag AGATTTGGATCAAGCTTGCATGGAGGCAGTAGGAGCATTATTGCGCGGACTTCCTCTTCAGCCTGAAGATTCTGATCGTGTTGAGTTGATGGAAGCAAAGTCTGAactattttcgaaatatttcatgctctttatgaatttaataaattactgcAACGAtccatcatcatcatcatcggaGGACAAGGATCTTGAGTCTCAGCAATCGCCTACTTTAACGACTAACAAGCTAGCCACTTTGCGCAACACTACCATTCAAGCTACGAGTAATCTTCTCAGTGCAAATATAGACAGCGGCTTGAGACATTCAATAC ATTTAGGCTATAACGCAGATCTTCAGACGCGAGTCGCATTTATGGAAGTGTTGACTAAAATCCTTCAGCAGGGAACGGAGTTCGATACCCTTGCTGAGACTGTCCTAGCAGACAGATACGAGCAATTAGTGCAACTCGTTACAATGATCAGTGATAAAGGTGAATTGCCTATCGCCATGGCATTGGCCAATGTAGTGACGACAAATCAAATGGATGAGTTGGCGCGTGTCTTCGTGACACTGTTTGACGCAAAGCATTTATTGTCACCTCTATTGTGGAATATGCTTTATCGAGAGGTCGAGCTAACTGATTGCATACAGACTCTCTTTCGCGGTAATACTCTGGGAAGTAAGATAATGTCATTctgctttaaaatttatggTACCAGCTATTTGCAAGGCTTGCTTGAACCTCTGATCAAACCTTTACTGGACGAGCCAACAATTAGTTTTGAAGTAGACAGCGCAAGGATTGATCCTAACGAAAGTATTGAACAAAACGGTGACAACTTAATCACATTGACACAAAAAGTGTTCAATGCTATCGTATCATCATCAGATAC GTTTCCTCCGCAGCTGCGCTCGATGTGTCACTGCCTGTATCAAGTATTATGCAAGAGATTTCCGCAATCTCCGCAGAGCAACATTGTGGCCGTAGGAACGGTGATATTTCTACGTTTCATTAATCCTGCCATTGTCTCACCCCAAGAGATGGGTATCGTGAACAAACCGGTACCGTATGAAGTCAAGCGAGGCCTCATGCTTATGTCAAAGATATTGCAGAATATTGCAAATCACGTAGAGTTCAGCAAGGAGCAACATATGTTGCCTTTCAACGATTTTTTGAGAACGAATTTCGAGATCGGTCGACGATTCATCATACAGATAGCATCGGATTGCGAAACGGTCGATCAAACCAGCCATCCTATGTCATTTGTTTCGGATGCCAATGTCTTAGCATTGCACAGGTTGTTGTGGAATCATCAGGAAAAAATTGGAGACTATCTTAGTAGTAGTAGAGACCACAAAGCTGTCGGAAGGAGACCTTTTGACAAGATGGCTACGTTATTAGCGTATCTTGGTCCACCTGAGCACAAGCCGGTGGATTCTCA CTCGCTCTTTTCGACTACTTACATGCCTATGTCACGATGGGCGAGCAAAGACATGTCGTCGACTAATTTTGAAGAGATCATGATGAAGCATAATATGCATGAGAGAGAGGAATTTAAAAGCATCCAGagtatgaatattttttatcaagcgGGCACCAGCAAGCAAGGCTATCCAGTATTTTACTACATTGCACGACGATTCAA actTGGCGAAACGAACGGCGATCTGCTGATATATCACGTTATTCTAACATTAAAACCCTTCCATCACTCTCCGTACGACGTAGTCGTCGATTTCACTCACACGTGTATAGATAATCGGTTTAGGGTAGAATTTTTGCAAAAGTGGTTTTGCGTTCTACCTGTGGCAACCTATGAAAATCTCCACGCAGTTTACATTTACAATTGTAATACGTGGGTACGCGAATTCACAAAGTATTATGATAGTATCGTGGCGCCGTTGAAAGGTTGTCGAAAGCTTGTCTTCATCGACGGCCAAGGGAAATTAAGTGACGTGATCGATGTCGAGCAACTGAAATTACCCGGAGCGACATTATCCCTGGACGAAGACTTGAAAGTGTTCACCGGCGCCTTGAAACTAGCTCACAAAGAGCTGAGAGTATCTGTGAAGATCGGACCAACGACGTTTCAAGTAATGCATACTGATAGAGCTAAAGTGTTATCGCATTGGGTTCTCTTAAATGACATCTATTATGCGTCCGAAATAGAAGATGTTTGTCTGTTGGACGACAATTCATTTGTGCTGACCATTTCCATCGAATCGGTACCTCTGACTATTGCCCACAACGATTGCGACAGCATTGTGCAGAATATAATTCACATCAGGAATCGTTGGGTGCTGTCGCAGCCGGACTCTGTGTCCGTTCACTCGAAAATCAGGCCTAAGGATGTGCCCGGTACCCTTTTGAACATGGCCTTACTGAATCTCGGTAGTCCGGACCCCAATCTTCGGACTGCCGCGTATAACCACCTGTGCGCGCTCACAGCGACATTTGGCTTGAAAATAGAGGGTCAACTGTTGGAAACATCTGGTATTTGCATACCATCGAATAACACCATATTCATAAAGCATTTGAGTGAGACCTTGGCGGCGAACGATCCGCATCTCACGCTCGAATTTCTTAAGGAATGCTTACAAGGCTTCAGGGCGTCGACTATCGAGCTGAAGCATTTATGCCTTGAATATATGACACCGTGGCTCAGCAACCTCGTGCGATTTTACAAACCGCGCGATGAAGGCGGTAAGCGGCAGAAGCAAGTTACAGATATCCTGGACGATTTGATTACGTTGACTGTCCAGGAGACTGAAATGTATCCAAGTATACAGGCGAAGATCTGGAGTACGATTGGTATGTTGCCGGAACTGATTGACGTTGttctcgatatttttcttcaacgcAGCGCGCGATATGGCTTAGGCTCGCCGGAAACGGCGAGATCCGCCGAGATCATGGCGGATACTGCAGTCGCTCTGGCGTCCGGTAACGTGCAATTGGTCGCCaagaaactaataaataaggTATGTCGAATAGTGGACAAGACATGCATGTCGCCGACGTCGCAGCTGGAGCAGCATGTAAGGTGGAGTGATATAGCAATCCTGGCGAGATATCTCCTGATGTTGTCCTTTAATAACTGTCTGGATGTAGGAAAACACTTGCCGTACATTTTTCACACGGTGACGTTGCTCGTATGCTCCGGCAGTTTGACCATGCGAGCTTCCACTCATGGTTTGGTGATCAACAGTATTCACTCGTTGTGCACATGCAGTTCGCCTTCGTTCTCCGAAGATACACATAGAATACTACGGATGAGCCTAGACGAATTCTCATTGCCCAAGTTTTACCTACTGTTTGGCATCAGCAAGGTGAAATCCGCCGCTGGCACGGCTTTCTACGAACATCCAAAATCCAGCTGTAAACACGCGAATGGGTGTGAAAAGTGGCTCAGTAGCGAGAGAAGCGCGCACGGGACACAGGACAAGGAGAGACTTTATTTAACCAGTTTGGAAGTCATAACTGACGCTCTTCTGGAGATCATGGAGGCTTGCATGCGAGACATTCCTAAGTGCGATTGGTTAAAAACGTGGACATTGTTAGCGAAGAACTTTGCCTTCTGCTTAAATCCGGCTTTGCAGCCAAGAGCTCTCATCGTCTTCGGTTGTATCAGCAAAAGTATAACGGATCAAGACATGAGGCAACTACTGAAGATACTGATGAAGGCGCTCGAAAGTTTCAACGATATTAATCTTATAGAGGCTATTGTTATGTGCTTAACCCGATTGCAACCTCTTCTGAGACCC GAATCGCCAATACACAGGTATTTATTCTGGATTGCCACGTCCGTTCTCGAATTAGATGAAGCATCGTTATACGCATCCGGCCTAGCCCTTCTCGAGCAGAACTTGCACACACTTGACTCACAAGGCACTTTCGACGAAAAG ACATTAGAATACGTAATGATGACAACGCGTGAACCTTTGGAATATCAGTTTAAACAATTAGATCATGCTGTGGGTTTGTCCTTTAAGTCTAACTTTCATTTCGCGCTGGTCGGTCATCTTCTGAAAGGCTACAGGCATCGTACGCCGACTACAGTCACCAGGACGGTCAGAGTATTGACTATGTTACTGGCAATCGTAGCTAAACCTTCCAAAAGGGATAAATTTGAAGTAACGCCTGAAAGTATCCCTTACTTGACCG CGTTAGTGGCTGTGTCAGAAGAGGTTCGTAGCAGATGTCACATCCGACACTCGCTCGACAAAAGCTTGCACGATTCATCAGGCAGTTCGGACGTTCTCGATACTCTGCCATCGCGCACGACG GATATGCCTGGAGCTTCTAATCCTACGAGTAGAAGACAGAAGACCTGGGATTTACTGGATCAATCGGCGCTTACTCAAGCGAAACAACAAAAACAATCTGCGCAg AGAGATCGTAGCACCAGAGTGAGCCTAAGCAACGAAAATAACGTCTTACTCGATCCGGAAGTATTAACGGATTTTTCAACGCAGACTTTGGTGCTGACCATGCTGGCCACGCTAGTCAAGTATTCAACCAATGAAAACGAAACGCGGATTCTTTATGAATACCTGGCAGAAGCAACAGTAGTTTTCCCTAAAGTTTTTCCAGTCGT ACATAACTTGCTCGACGCAAAGATCAATAGCGTATTGTCTTCTTGTCATGACCAAGCGATACTGAATGCCGTTCAAACTATTATACAGAACATGATAGCCTGCGAAGATACGAACCAGCAACATCATTTGCAACACTATTTGCAAAGCTGCGGATTCCGCGGTCTTTGGAGGTTCGCAGGGCCTTACCCAGACTCAGAC TCAACACAAATGGTGTCAAACTGTACGCCCGAGAGTGCTGAATTGTTTGTGAATTGTCTGAGGGCAATGGTAGAAATGTGTTTGATGATGCAAGAATCGAATAGTAAAGAAACAGTTATCGGGAAGAGTAAACGCGCCGGCAGCTGTCAATCGGATTTTGCGTCGAAAACAAGACCACCTGCTGGAATTGTCCAAGAACAATCTCGTGTATCAACAGAGATCGACGCTTCTTCCGTTCATGTAAA TCATGGTACGGATAGCAAGCGAAGCAACTCGGTTGATGGGAATCAAACTGAGAATATGGGTGGTGGTGATGGTGGCGGCGGTTCACAACCTTAG